Proteins encoded within one genomic window of Bradyrhizobium sp. 186:
- a CDS encoding flavin reductase family protein codes for MNVVPRNIMTDTLVSSADFRGAMRHLTGGVSVITAGRGKDITGMTVTSVTSLSVDPPTLLVSINRDASSFPLIRRHGAFGVNILNADQLDVAERFAGKGGLKGADRFAGAQWVTGVSGVPLLVGALSAVDCEVEEIVERHSHGIVIGRVRDIRNSTRTAALAYWHGQYVAVDQNEDAAKLTDVSIPAGGRRRI; via the coding sequence ATGAACGTCGTCCCCCGCAATATCATGACCGATACCCTCGTCTCGTCTGCCGATTTCCGCGGCGCCATGCGCCACCTGACCGGTGGCGTCAGTGTCATCACTGCCGGACGGGGCAAGGACATCACCGGCATGACGGTGACGTCGGTCACCTCGCTTTCGGTCGATCCGCCGACGCTGCTGGTCAGCATCAACCGCGACGCCTCCTCCTTCCCGCTGATCAGGCGCCACGGCGCCTTCGGCGTGAACATCCTCAACGCGGACCAGCTCGATGTCGCCGAACGCTTTGCCGGCAAGGGCGGGCTCAAGGGCGCGGATCGCTTTGCCGGTGCCCAGTGGGTGACGGGGGTCTCGGGCGTTCCGCTGTTGGTCGGTGCATTGTCGGCTGTCGATTGCGAGGTCGAGGAGATCGTCGAGCGGCATTCGCACGGCATTGTCATCGGCCGTGTCAGGGACATCAGGAATTCGACCCGGACTGCCGCGCTGGCCTATTGGCACGGTCAATACGTGGCGGTCGACCAGAACGAAGATGCGGCAAAGCTCACGGACGTCAGCATTCCCGCGGGCGGCCGACGCCGCATTTGA
- the ssuD gene encoding FMNH2-dependent alkanesulfonate monooxygenase, with protein MSKQANANILWFLPTHGDGRYLGTGIGGREVNFNYLRQIAQAADQLGYYGVLLPTGRSCEDSWIVASSVAPFTERLRYLVAVRPGLQSPSVAARMTATLDRITGGRLLVNVVTGGDPVENKGDGIFLSHDERYEVTREFLNVYSDLLAGKTVNVEGKHIHIEDGKLLFHPVQSPRPPLYFGGSSDAGIDVAVDAVDKYLTWGEPPAQVAEKIAKVREVAAARGRKLSFGIRLHVIVRETNEAAWQAANELIKHVSDETIATAQKNFARMDSVGQQRMAQLHGGNRDKLEIAPNLWAGVGLVRGGAGTALVGDAQTVAARIKEYQDIGIDTFIMSGYPHLEEAYRFAELVFPLLSLELPGNVTKLHFNGGPFGETVGSDFRPRQQVSQS; from the coding sequence ATGAGCAAGCAAGCTAACGCCAATATCCTCTGGTTCCTGCCGACCCACGGCGACGGCCGCTATCTCGGCACCGGCATCGGCGGCCGCGAGGTCAACTTCAACTATCTGCGCCAGATCGCACAGGCCGCCGACCAGCTCGGCTATTACGGCGTGCTGCTGCCGACCGGGCGGAGCTGCGAGGATTCCTGGATCGTGGCCTCCAGCGTCGCGCCGTTCACCGAGCGGCTGCGCTATCTCGTGGCTGTTCGCCCCGGCCTGCAATCGCCGAGCGTTGCCGCGCGCATGACCGCGACGCTCGACCGCATCACAGGCGGCCGGCTTCTGGTCAACGTCGTCACCGGCGGCGATCCCGTCGAAAACAAGGGCGATGGCATCTTCCTGAGCCACGACGAGCGCTACGAGGTTACTCGCGAATTCCTCAACGTCTATAGCGACCTGCTCGCTGGCAAGACCGTCAATGTCGAGGGCAAGCACATCCACATCGAGGATGGCAAGCTCCTGTTTCATCCCGTGCAGTCGCCGCGTCCGCCGCTATATTTCGGCGGCTCGTCAGATGCCGGCATCGACGTCGCCGTCGACGCTGTCGACAAATATCTCACCTGGGGCGAGCCGCCGGCGCAGGTCGCCGAGAAGATCGCGAAGGTGAGAGAGGTCGCAGCCGCGCGGGGTCGAAAGCTCTCTTTCGGCATCCGGCTTCACGTCATCGTCCGTGAGACCAACGAAGCCGCCTGGCAAGCCGCCAACGAGCTGATCAAGCATGTCAGCGACGAGACCATCGCGACCGCGCAGAAGAACTTTGCGCGGATGGATTCGGTCGGCCAGCAACGCATGGCGCAGCTCCATGGCGGCAATCGCGACAAGCTCGAGATCGCGCCGAACCTCTGGGCCGGCGTCGGTCTCGTGCGCGGCGGCGCCGGCACGGCGCTGGTCGGCGACGCCCAGACCGTCGCGGCGCGCATCAAGGAGTATCAGGATATCGGCATCGATACCTTCATCATGTCGGGTTACCCGCATCTCGAGGAAGCCTACCGTTTTGCCGAGCTGGTTTTCCCGCTGCTCTCGCTCGAGCTGCCGGGCAACGTGACAAAGCTTCATTTCAACGGTGGCCCCTTCGGCGAAACCGTCGGCAGCGATTTCCGTCCGCGGCAGCAGGTTTCGCAGTCATGA
- a CDS encoding ATP-binding cassette domain-containing protein, with protein sequence MQTALRTSLPETERASRANFAPTARVVREERPVQTSAPPLSIRGLRKSYGDNEVLRGIDLHIPAGQFVAIVGKSGCGKSTLLRLIAGLEKIDAGSVSFGDAVKPEDIRVMFQEPRLLPWARVLSNVEVGLGRDRTSADAHARAEKALTEVGLTDKRDQWPSVLSGGQKQRVALARALVSRPRVLAFDEPLGALDALTRISMQRLLERVWRDQGFTAILVTHDVSEAVALADRVLVIDEGRIAHDVTVNAARPRERGSAELASLEGSILSHLLSADDRT encoded by the coding sequence ATGCAGACAGCCCTCCGTACGTCCCTTCCCGAAACCGAGCGTGCCAGCCGCGCCAATTTCGCACCGACGGCCCGCGTGGTGCGCGAGGAGCGGCCGGTGCAGACCAGCGCTCCGCCGCTCAGCATCCGCGGCTTGCGCAAATCCTACGGCGACAACGAGGTGCTGCGCGGCATCGACCTGCACATCCCCGCCGGCCAGTTCGTCGCCATCGTCGGAAAAAGCGGCTGCGGCAAGAGCACGCTGCTGCGTCTGATCGCCGGACTGGAGAAGATCGACGCCGGCAGCGTCAGCTTCGGCGACGCGGTCAAGCCCGAGGACATCCGCGTGATGTTCCAGGAGCCGCGGCTGTTGCCATGGGCCCGAGTGCTCTCCAACGTCGAGGTCGGCCTCGGCCGCGATCGCACCTCGGCCGATGCGCACGCCCGCGCGGAGAAGGCGCTGACCGAGGTCGGGCTCACCGACAAGCGCGACCAGTGGCCTTCGGTGCTGTCGGGCGGACAGAAGCAGCGCGTCGCGCTCGCCCGCGCGCTTGTCTCCCGTCCGCGCGTGCTCGCGTTCGACGAGCCGCTCGGCGCGCTGGATGCGCTGACGCGCATCTCGATGCAGCGGCTTCTGGAGCGCGTCTGGCGCGACCAGGGCTTTACCGCGATCCTGGTGACCCACGACGTCTCCGAGGCGGTCGCGCTGGCGGACCGGGTGCTGGTGATCGACGAAGGCCGCATTGCCCACGACGTTACGGTTAACGCAGCCCGGCCGCGCGAGCGCGGCTCCGCCGAGCTAGCGAGCCTCGAAGGCTCGATCCTGAGCCACCTTTTGTCGGCAGACGATCGTACCTAA
- the fliG gene encoding flagellar motor switch protein FliG, with the protein MAASLQNANSNDITSVISTLGQRAGSRAGATAGAVAGPKRAAILMLALGEQYGGKIWSLLDDEEVRQLSLEMSTLGTVEVDTVEDMLLEFVSRMSASGALMGNFDATERLLQQYLAPERVHGIMDEIRGPAGRNMWEKLSNVQEEVLANYLKNEYPQTIAVVLSKLKSEHAARVLGILPEELALDVVNRMLKMEAVQKEVIESVEKTLRTEFMSNLSQTRRRDAHEVMAEIFNNFDRQTETRFITSLEEDNREAAERIKALMFTFDDLVKLDSGSAQTLMRNVDKDKLGVALKSANEDVRNFFFGNMSSRAAKMLQDDMAAMGPVRLRDVDEAQALLVNLAKDLAAKGEIMLTKNRADDELVY; encoded by the coding sequence ATGGCCGCCTCCCTGCAAAATGCCAACTCGAACGACATCACCAGCGTGATCTCCACGCTCGGTCAGCGTGCCGGCAGCCGCGCGGGCGCCACGGCCGGAGCAGTGGCGGGGCCGAAGCGCGCCGCGATCCTGATGCTGGCGCTCGGCGAGCAATATGGCGGCAAGATCTGGTCGCTGCTCGACGACGAAGAGGTGCGCCAGCTCTCGCTGGAAATGTCGACGCTCGGCACCGTCGAGGTCGACACGGTGGAGGACATGCTGCTCGAATTCGTCTCGCGCATGTCGGCCTCCGGCGCGCTGATGGGCAATTTCGACGCCACCGAACGGCTGCTCCAGCAATACCTGGCGCCCGAGCGCGTCCACGGCATCATGGACGAGATCCGCGGTCCTGCCGGCCGCAACATGTGGGAGAAGCTCTCCAACGTGCAGGAAGAGGTGCTCGCCAACTACCTCAAGAACGAATATCCGCAGACCATCGCGGTGGTGCTGTCGAAGCTGAAGTCGGAGCACGCCGCGCGCGTGCTCGGCATCCTCCCCGAGGAGCTCGCGCTCGACGTCGTCAACCGGATGCTGAAGATGGAGGCGGTGCAGAAGGAGGTGATCGAGAGCGTGGAGAAGACGCTGCGCACCGAATTCATGTCCAACCTGTCGCAAACCCGCCGCCGCGACGCCCACGAGGTGATGGCGGAAATCTTCAACAATTTCGACCGCCAGACCGAAACCCGCTTCATCACCTCGCTGGAAGAGGACAACCGCGAAGCGGCCGAGCGCATCAAGGCGCTGATGTTCACCTTCGACGACCTCGTGAAGCTGGATTCCGGCTCGGCCCAGACCCTGATGCGCAACGTCGACAAGGACAAGCTCGGCGTGGCGCTGAAGAGCGCCAACGAGGACGTCCGCAACTTCTTCTTCGGCAACATGTCCTCGCGCGCGGCCAAGATGCTCCAGGACGACATGGCGGCGATGGGACCGGTCCGCCTGCGCGACGTCGACGAGGCGCAGGCTCTGCTGGTCAATCTCGCCAAGGACCTCGCCGCCAAGGGCGAGATCATGCTGACCAAGAACCGCGCCGACGACGAGCTGGTGTATTGA
- a CDS encoding FliH/SctL family protein: protein MGAPAKFLFDTDFAAPDRTREKAATAAEIVQKVAEAEARAYQDGFAAGQREAKAESDRRVALAIEEINIAVQGIASGIGNIEAKMETEAVDVAVAVARKLCADLVAAEPLGEIVALVKDCFSHLVATPHLVVRINDALYDSAREKIERLAKQSGFEGRLVILAEPDIATGDCRIEWADGGVVLERGAIAAKVDELVGRYIASRRGN, encoded by the coding sequence ATGGGCGCACCCGCGAAATTCCTGTTCGATACCGACTTCGCCGCGCCGGACCGAACGCGCGAGAAGGCCGCGACCGCGGCCGAAATCGTCCAGAAGGTCGCGGAAGCCGAGGCACGCGCCTATCAGGACGGCTTTGCGGCCGGCCAGCGCGAGGCCAAAGCCGAGAGCGACCGCCGTGTCGCGCTCGCCATTGAGGAGATCAATATCGCGGTCCAGGGCATCGCCTCCGGGATCGGCAATATCGAGGCCAAGATGGAGACCGAGGCGGTCGACGTCGCCGTCGCGGTGGCGCGCAAGCTGTGCGCCGACCTGGTCGCCGCCGAGCCGCTCGGCGAGATCGTTGCGCTGGTCAAGGACTGCTTCTCGCATCTGGTCGCGACGCCGCACCTCGTCGTCCGTATCAACGACGCGCTCTACGACAGCGCGCGCGAGAAGATCGAGCGGCTGGCCAAGCAGAGCGGCTTCGAAGGCCGGCTGGTGATTCTGGCCGAACCCGACATTGCCACCGGCGACTGCCGGATCGAGTGGGCCGATGGCGGCGTTGTGCTGGAGCGCGGCGCCATCGCGGCCAAGGTCGATGAACTCGTCGGACGCTACATCGCGTCCCGCAGGGGGAACTAA
- the fliN gene encoding flagellar motor switch protein FliN, translated as MSDTDGQVPLPDLNGPIPPTGTDVGYNEDEYASRVAADLEAVFDVPVQVSAVLGRSKMDVGELLKLGPGTVLELDRRVGEAIDIYVNNKLVARGEVVLVEDKLGVTMTEIIRTERG; from the coding sequence ATGAGCGACACTGACGGACAGGTCCCGCTGCCCGACCTCAACGGCCCGATACCGCCGACCGGCACCGACGTCGGCTACAACGAGGACGAATATGCGTCGCGCGTCGCCGCCGACCTCGAAGCCGTCTTCGACGTGCCGGTGCAGGTCTCGGCCGTACTCGGCCGCTCCAAGATGGACGTCGGCGAGCTGTTGAAGCTCGGACCCGGCACCGTGCTCGAGCTTGACCGGCGCGTCGGCGAGGCCATCGACATCTACGTCAACAACAAGCTGGTCGCCCGCGGCGAGGTGGTGCTGGTCGAGGACAAGCTCGGTGTGACCATGACCGAAATCATCAGGACCGAACGCGGTTAG
- a CDS encoding M20 family metallopeptidase, protein MSEAQITDWLAAQRQAMIDLLRDVVNIDSGSYDKEGVDAVGARFERHFSEHGIPFRRESHDSFGDAIHAEVAKPGSNEKPVLLMGHRDTVFGKGEAGRRPFTIRDKRAYGPGVADMKSGLVMNVFVATAFHKFGGSPHPIKVLITSDEEIGSPSSRPVIEREGRAARAVFNSEPGRPTGNVVTGRKGGIFMHLAITGKAAHSGANFAAGVSAIGELAHKIVQIHALTDLAKGITLNVGLVAGGQSVNTTAPYAEGQIDLRYIDPADRATVMAAIEKIIATSYVPGTSATLTIKGEFVPVVQSEASKALFENYQASAKQAGLTTLEGEFSGGCADSGFTAAVGTPTICGLGPVGGLAHTPEEYLELDSIVPRAQALALAILRG, encoded by the coding sequence ATGTCTGAGGCTCAAATCACGGATTGGCTGGCGGCGCAGCGGCAGGCGATGATCGATCTGTTGCGCGATGTCGTGAACATCGATTCCGGATCCTATGACAAGGAAGGCGTCGATGCGGTCGGTGCACGGTTCGAGCGGCATTTTTCCGAGCACGGGATTCCTTTTCGGCGCGAAAGCCACGACAGCTTTGGCGACGCGATCCATGCCGAGGTCGCAAAACCCGGCAGCAACGAGAAGCCGGTGCTGTTGATGGGGCATCGCGACACCGTGTTCGGCAAGGGCGAGGCCGGACGGCGCCCGTTCACGATTCGAGACAAGCGCGCCTACGGGCCCGGCGTCGCCGACATGAAGTCCGGCCTTGTCATGAACGTGTTCGTGGCGACCGCCTTCCACAAATTCGGCGGCAGCCCGCACCCGATCAAAGTGCTGATCACCTCGGACGAGGAGATCGGCTCGCCCTCGTCGCGCCCCGTGATCGAGCGCGAAGGACGCGCCGCGCGCGCGGTGTTTAATTCCGAGCCGGGCCGCCCGACCGGCAACGTCGTCACCGGCCGCAAGGGCGGCATCTTCATGCATCTCGCCATCACCGGCAAAGCCGCGCATTCCGGCGCCAACTTCGCCGCCGGCGTCAGCGCGATCGGCGAACTCGCCCACAAGATCGTCCAGATCCACGCGCTGACCGATCTCGCCAAAGGCATCACGCTCAATGTCGGTCTGGTCGCGGGCGGCCAGTCCGTCAACACCACGGCACCGTATGCCGAAGGCCAGATCGACCTGCGCTACATCGATCCGGCGGATCGCGCGACGGTGATGGCTGCGATCGAGAAGATCATCGCGACATCTTACGTGCCGGGCACGAGTGCAACGCTGACGATCAAGGGCGAGTTCGTGCCGGTCGTGCAGAGCGAGGCTTCGAAGGCGCTGTTCGAAAATTATCAGGCGTCCGCAAAGCAGGCCGGCCTCACCACGCTCGAGGGCGAGTTCTCCGGCGGCTGTGCCGATTCCGGCTTCACTGCCGCGGTCGGCACGCCGACCATCTGCGGCCTCGGCCCGGTGGGCGGGCTCGCGCATACGCCGGAGGAATATCTCGAGCTCGACAGCATCGTGCCGCGCGCGCAGGCGCTGGCGCTGGCGATTTTGCGGGGGTGA
- a CDS encoding DUF1153 domain-containing protein, with product MTEPHRPRVKYVIGPDGSPLTIADLPAPGTKRWVIRRKAEVVAAVRGGLLSLEEACSRYTLTVDEFLSWQFSIDQHGLAGLRTTRIQQYRQ from the coding sequence ATGACAGAACCCCATCGCCCGAGGGTAAAATACGTCATCGGGCCGGACGGTAGTCCGTTGACGATCGCGGATCTGCCTGCACCCGGCACGAAACGCTGGGTCATCCGCCGCAAGGCCGAAGTCGTCGCCGCCGTTCGCGGCGGACTCCTGTCCCTCGAGGAGGCCTGCAGCCGTTACACCCTGACGGTCGACGAATTCCTCTCTTGGCAGTTTTCCATCGACCAGCACGGTCTTGCGGGGCTTCGCACCACCCGCATTCAGCAATATCGCCAGTAA
- the fliF gene encoding flagellar basal-body MS-ring/collar protein FliF — MQGLTDFLKGIGAARFGAMIAVTAALVGFFAFVIMRVTTPQMTTLFTDLSVEDSSGIIKDLERQGIQFELRNEGTIIMVPKDKVTRLRMKLAEGGLPKGGGVGYEVFDKSDALGTTSFVQNINHLRALEGELARTIRAIDRIQAARVHLVLPERPLFSREAPEPSASIVVRVRGSLEAQQIRAIRHLIASAVNGLKPQRVSIVDEAGQLLADGAATDPEQAVGDERRTAFEKRMRKQVEDIVSSVVGTGRARVQLSADFDFNKVTQTSDKFDPEGRVLRSSQTREEQSMTADNNGQVTVNNELPGNQQNSGVAAKDQSKKSEETNNYEISRTTKTEVTEAGRVNRISVAVLVDGIYSKNEKGDLAYQDRTKEQLDRIATLVRSAIGFDQKRGDQVEVVNLRFADAPSTTPISEPSGFLGMLQFTKDDVMYFVELGVMMLLGLVVLFLVVRPLVKRILASDDVAAAISGVLSGPAAGDDAAPAPSQALLPGAAASAIDVATIQGQVHAQSVHRVGELAERNPNETVAIIRQWLTEPVK; from the coding sequence TTGCAAGGTCTTACGGACTTTCTGAAAGGTATCGGCGCCGCCCGGTTCGGGGCGATGATCGCGGTCACCGCCGCGCTCGTCGGCTTTTTCGCGTTCGTCATCATGCGGGTCACCACGCCGCAGATGACGACGCTGTTCACCGACCTCAGCGTCGAGGATTCCTCCGGCATCATCAAGGACCTGGAGCGCCAGGGCATCCAGTTCGAGCTGCGCAACGAGGGCACCATCATCATGGTGCCCAAGGACAAGGTGACCCGGCTGCGGATGAAGCTCGCCGAGGGCGGCCTGCCCAAGGGCGGCGGGGTCGGCTACGAGGTGTTCGACAAGTCGGATGCGCTCGGCACCACCAGCTTCGTCCAGAACATCAACCATCTGCGCGCCCTGGAAGGCGAGCTCGCCCGCACCATCCGCGCCATCGACCGCATTCAGGCCGCCCGCGTCCATCTCGTGCTGCCCGAGCGCCCGCTGTTCTCGCGCGAGGCGCCGGAGCCGTCGGCCTCGATCGTGGTCCGGGTCCGCGGCTCGCTGGAAGCGCAGCAGATTCGTGCCATCCGCCACCTCATTGCCTCCGCCGTCAACGGCCTGAAGCCGCAGCGGGTCTCGATCGTCGACGAGGCCGGCCAGTTGCTCGCCGACGGCGCCGCGACCGATCCGGAGCAGGCGGTCGGCGACGAGCGCCGCACCGCCTTCGAGAAGCGGATGCGCAAGCAGGTCGAGGATATCGTGTCCTCGGTGGTCGGGACGGGGCGCGCCCGCGTCCAGCTCTCCGCCGATTTCGACTTCAACAAGGTCACCCAGACCTCGGACAAGTTCGATCCCGAGGGCCGCGTGCTGCGCTCGAGCCAGACCCGCGAAGAGCAGAGCATGACCGCCGACAACAACGGCCAGGTCACCGTCAACAACGAGCTGCCGGGCAACCAGCAGAACAGCGGCGTCGCGGCAAAGGACCAGAGCAAGAAGTCCGAAGAGACCAACAATTACGAGATCTCCCGCACCACCAAGACCGAGGTGACCGAGGCCGGCCGGGTCAACCGCATCTCGGTCGCCGTGCTGGTCGACGGCATCTACTCCAAGAACGAGAAGGGCGACCTGGCTTATCAGGACCGCACCAAGGAGCAGCTCGACCGCATCGCCACCCTGGTGCGCTCGGCGATCGGCTTCGACCAGAAGCGCGGCGACCAGGTCGAGGTCGTCAATCTCCGCTTTGCGGACGCGCCCTCCACCACCCCGATCAGCGAGCCGAGCGGCTTCCTCGGCATGCTCCAGTTCACCAAGGACGACGTCATGTACTTCGTCGAGCTCGGCGTCATGATGCTGCTCGGCCTGGTCGTGCTGTTCCTGGTGGTCCGGCCGCTGGTCAAGCGCATCCTCGCTTCCGACGATGTCGCCGCCGCCATCTCCGGTGTCCTTAGCGGCCCCGCGGCGGGCGACGATGCCGCGCCGGCCCCCAGCCAGGCTCTCCTGCCGGGCGCCGCCGCAAGCGCAATCGACGTCGCTACCATCCAGGGCCAGGTCCACGCCCAGTCCGTTCATCGCGTCGGCGAGCTCGCCGAGCGCAACCCCAATGAAACCGTCGCCATCATCCGCCAATGGCTGACCGAACCCGTGAAATGA
- a CDS encoding sigma-54 dependent transcriptional regulator — translation MRLLIVGTLKGQLTTATKIAMENGATVTHAEDHEQAMRVLRGGKGADLLLVDVALDIRDLVMRLEAEHIHAPIVACGITNDARAAVAAIHAGAKEYIPLPPDPELIAAVLAAVANDSRELIYRDEAMAKVIKLAQQIAGSDASVMITGESGTGKEVLARYVHTRSARAKRPFISINCAAIPEHLLESELFGHEKGAFTGAIARRIGKFEEATGGTLLLDEISEMDVRLQSKLLRAIQERVIDRVGGTKPVPVDIRIIATSNRNLLEAVREGTFREDLLFRLNVVNLKIPPLRERPADILELAQHFAKKYADANGVPLRPVSAEARRVLSTNRWQGNVRELENTMHRAVLMALGDEIGPDAILTPDGDRLDLAKTAPAVAHATMAAEQVTRALVGRTVADVERDLILETLKHCLGNRTHAANILGISIRTLRNKLNEYSDGGIPITPAGMPGEYPRMPMVGA, via the coding sequence ATGCGGCTTCTCATCGTTGGCACACTGAAGGGCCAGCTCACCACTGCCACCAAGATCGCGATGGAGAACGGCGCCACCGTGACCCATGCGGAGGATCACGAGCAGGCGATGCGGGTGCTACGCGGCGGCAAGGGCGCCGACCTCCTGCTGGTCGACGTCGCCCTCGACATCCGCGACCTCGTGATGCGGCTCGAAGCCGAGCACATCCACGCGCCGATCGTCGCCTGCGGCATCACCAACGACGCCCGCGCCGCGGTCGCCGCGATCCATGCCGGCGCCAAGGAATACATCCCGCTGCCGCCGGACCCGGAGCTGATCGCCGCGGTGCTCGCCGCGGTCGCCAACGATTCCCGCGAGCTGATCTATCGCGACGAGGCGATGGCGAAAGTCATCAAGCTCGCGCAGCAGATCGCGGGCTCCGACGCCTCGGTGATGATCACCGGTGAATCCGGCACCGGCAAGGAAGTGCTGGCCCGCTACGTCCATACCCGCTCGGCGCGCGCCAAGCGTCCGTTCATCTCTATCAACTGCGCTGCGATCCCCGAGCATCTGCTGGAGTCCGAGCTGTTCGGCCATGAGAAGGGCGCCTTCACCGGCGCCATCGCCCGCCGCATTGGCAAGTTCGAGGAGGCGACCGGCGGCACGCTGCTGCTCGACGAAATCTCGGAGATGGACGTTCGCCTGCAATCGAAGCTGTTGCGCGCGATCCAGGAGCGCGTGATCGACCGCGTCGGCGGCACCAAGCCGGTGCCGGTCGACATCCGCATCATCGCGACCTCGAACCGCAACCTGCTGGAAGCCGTGCGCGAAGGCACGTTCCGCGAGGACCTGCTGTTCCGCCTCAACGTCGTCAACCTGAAGATCCCGCCGCTGCGCGAGCGTCCGGCCGACATTTTGGAGCTGGCCCAGCACTTCGCGAAGAAATACGCCGACGCCAACGGCGTGCCGCTGCGCCCGGTCTCGGCGGAGGCCCGTCGCGTGCTCTCCACCAATCGCTGGCAGGGCAACGTCCGCGAGCTCGAAAACACCATGCACCGCGCGGTGCTGATGGCGCTGGGCGACGAGATCGGACCCGACGCGATCCTCACGCCGGACGGCGACCGCCTCGACCTCGCCAAGACGGCACCGGCGGTGGCGCATGCCACGATGGCCGCCGAGCAGGTGACGCGGGCCCTGGTCGGCCGCACCGTGGCCGACGTCGAACGCGACCTGATCCTGGAGACACTGAAGCACTGCCTCGGCAACCGGACCCATGCGGCCAACATCCTCGGCATCTCGATCCGCACGCTGCGCAACAAGCTCAACGAATATTCCGACGGCGGCATCCCGATCACACCCGCCGGCATGCCTGGTGAGTACCCGCGCATGCCGATGGTGGGGGCGTAG
- the ssuC gene encoding aliphatic sulfonate ABC transporter permease SsuC: MSLIDSIPLPRSFRLPRVDGLVQWIVPLAIIAIWQVASVTGFVPTRVLPAPSDVALAGWKLLLSGELVRNIWVSFWRASIGFLIGGSIGFAFGLANGLSQLSAKLTDTTLQMVRNVPHLALIPLVILWFGIDESAKLFLVALGVFFPIYLNTLHGIRTVDPQLIEMGRIYGMSDGELFRRVIFPGALPSIFVGIRFALGIMWLTLIVAETIAASSGLGYMAMQAREFMLIDVVVLSILIYALLGKLADSASRVLERLTLSWHPAFQKR; this comes from the coding sequence ATGAGCCTCATCGACAGCATTCCGCTTCCGCGCAGCTTCCGCCTGCCGCGCGTCGACGGTCTGGTCCAGTGGATCGTGCCGCTCGCCATCATCGCAATCTGGCAGGTGGCCAGCGTCACCGGTTTCGTGCCGACGCGGGTACTGCCGGCGCCGAGCGACGTCGCGCTTGCCGGCTGGAAACTGCTGCTCTCCGGCGAGCTCGTCCGCAACATCTGGGTCTCTTTCTGGCGCGCCTCGATCGGCTTTCTGATCGGCGGCAGCATCGGCTTCGCGTTCGGGCTTGCGAACGGCCTGTCGCAGCTCTCGGCAAAGCTCACCGACACCACGCTCCAGATGGTGCGCAACGTGCCGCATCTGGCGCTGATCCCGCTGGTCATTCTGTGGTTCGGCATCGACGAGAGCGCAAAGCTGTTTCTTGTGGCACTCGGCGTGTTCTTCCCGATCTACCTCAACACGCTGCACGGCATCCGCACCGTCGATCCCCAGCTCATCGAGATGGGCCGCATCTACGGCATGAGCGACGGCGAACTGTTTCGCCGCGTGATCTTCCCCGGCGCGCTGCCATCGATCTTCGTCGGCATCCGTTTTGCGCTCGGCATCATGTGGCTGACCCTGATCGTCGCCGAGACCATCGCGGCATCCTCCGGTCTCGGCTACATGGCGATGCAGGCGCGCGAGTTCATGCTGATCGACGTCGTCGTGCTTTCGATCCTGATCTACGCCCTGCTCGGCAAGCTCGCCGACAGCGCCTCCCGCGTGCTGGAACGCCTGACGCTTTCCTGGCACCCGGCCTTCCAGAAACGTTGA